A window of Cyprinus carpio isolate SPL01 chromosome A6, ASM1834038v1, whole genome shotgun sequence genomic DNA:
CAGATATTTataatgagtatatatatattatttagtaataaaGAATTATTGTAAAGTCATGGGAATTAAATACTCAAAAATGTTGAACCCACCTTCTCAAGTGCTGATTTTCCTAGTTGTAATAATGTCCTTATTCTTCTAATTTTGTCATAAAGGTACTGTTCTGCAGTTGGTGATCTCTTAGTCATGGGAGGATTTCAAGCCCTTGTCAAACCTTGTCAGTaagtaatatatgtgtgtgttagacCCTATCCCAAATGCTTTCCTAAGACTTTGCTGTCCTAGGATTCCACACTTGCTGCAAAACTCTAGAGTAATGGAAATGATTTGCCATTGTTCATGCAGTgttcatatttacataattacagACTTAATTACATTAGCATGTATATTAAGACTCTCTGTCTTACTCTGTTTGAAGTGATGTGTTTGGCAAAGGGGCCGAGGTTGTTCAGAAGCTGTCTGAATGTTCTGAAGAGGATTTGCCCTTAGCGGATGTTCTGGCGCATCTCTTTTACCTGCCCATAAAACACCTGCATGAATACGGACGACTGCTGCTCAAACTGGCTACCTGCTACGAGGTGGTGGGTACTCACTAGAAACACAGTAACACTTcatgttttgtctattttttttattttttttgtttgaaggagttatttatttttctgacgtttatttattttttgcttaatcAGGTTACTCTTTTAGTTATTCACACGTATAGAAATTGTTTGGACATACGAAATGTTAAACCAGACTACCTTAATAAGAAAAtttatggttacactttattttaaaggttctgtatgtaagtttttgactctgctaaagcataaaaataccataatatgtttgcagatatttaagaaacatgctaagttaacatacttgtttatgtgaaaaacaatgctacagtcagttattctcctttgaaaatgtgcgttcggGCTAGAAtgtcgatctttgttttggtttgtaaaacccgcccactgccagtttacccaattgtacttcgtcaccccgggttgccagttggcgggaaacatagtgtatttcatttcagtcattgtcaagtgcgctcgttcctgtttgtgtcgtcaatctggcaacctgcatgtgcgtcaagtctccaatattttgaatttggactgcaatacctagttcaaccactcagtgtcaatcctacatacagcacctttaaggtgtcatgttacagtgtaattatacatataagtactgagtaatattaattaattacgtgaacttactatatggttagggttaggatttgggtttggcttagggttacttgcatggaattatgcataattaattgttattataatagtaagtacatgtaacatgtaacaaggacaccttaaaataaagtgttactgtatttatttatttgtttgtgcattcttattttttttgctttcttatttagtttttgcttttatattgtttacTTATTGCTTATgtatttattgagtttttttgcttttatgttttatttacttttttgcttatttattgttttttttttttttttttttttgcttatttatttgtatagttgtttaTTGCCTATTTGGGTTTATTGGGttattcttttgtgtgtgtgtgtgtgtgtaattgtattCTGTAATAACATGACTGGCTGTATTGTCCACTGATTTTCACTCGGTGCACTATCACTATATAAATCCTACTTCTATATCTTTTTGACAGAGTTCTGTGGATTATCAAAAGCTGCAAGATGCCTGCTCAAAATATGAATCCATGGCTCTTCAtctgaagaggaggaggaaggaagCCGAGTACACACTCCACTTCTGGAAGAGCTTTCCAGGAAAGATGACCGTGAGTCTCCTTGCTGCTGTTCAGGCCCTTAGAAGCACTTTACCTGTCAAAAGCCAGTCAGTTTAATGCACACCAGACAGCCAGGTGCTCTTCCTGCCGAGCAAATCATTTTATTTCGGTGCACTTGTGGAGGGGAGCTAGAATGTGGATGAAGTTGGGCTGTTAATTAAGAGTTCTCCTCTTCTTTCAGGACTCTCTTCGTAAACCTTCTCGGCGGCTGATCTGTGAGAGCAGTAATAAGGCTTTGACTCTTCAGAACGCAGGCCGTTTTTCCGTCAACTGGTTTATCCTTTTCAACGATGCACTGGTTCACGCACAGGTTTGCTCTCTTctatatactttcatttaatttcagtatcACTTCTGCCTTTTCTCTGCCTTTTCTGTTGATCTCGTCCTTCCTTCTTTACACAGTGCTTTCACTTCAGTTTTTTATTCGCTTACAGGGCCAAACTAACAATCTGTATCCAATGTTTTAGTGATGTTTATCTTTGTTTTGGTAGGGCATGGTCCCCTATAAGAGTCTTGTAAGTATGGGCTGTACGAATGAAGAGTTTCCTCCATAGCATACTGTCCCCTAGTGCCCAAGGATGCACCCTACAGCTGTAGTGTTTTGTTTGTCCAGTGCtgttgttaaaggaatattctgcggttaaataaaacttttatttgattactttttctcACATGGAACAAGTTAGAAGCACAATTCATCCATGTAAAGTGCAAGATGCACAGGCAAATTTTGCTACCCTTTAACCCTGTgttgtaaaataacactgacataaTAAAATGATCAATGCATTCAACAATACCTTAATATCTTCATAATCTAGACTTATTACTAatcatagaaaaaataaatattataggcATTTTGCTTACTTGAATATAGATTATCCAGTCCAGTAAAACAAGATGATGTGCTTCAATGGAAGTTCTCAGGTTGTGTGAGTTCATGGCCAGGCAAACAGGCCCATGTTTAAAATCTAGCATCTAATAGAATTGCAAGGTTGAACAATAGGGTCAATGAACAATGTGGtcttagaggaaaaaaaacagatgagCAGCTTTATTTTAGTCGAGCTAAAACTGATGTTGTAATATTACAACAGTGGACCCTACAGTGTTAATCCAGAAAATAATTTAGACACATTTAGACAGTAAAAACCAAGACGAAATGTAAATGCTAATCAGTGAcatttagtataattgagatactattataggttttataaattttcattttattttagatcaagttttagtaactttttaatatatatatatatatatatatatatatatatatatatatatatatatatatatatatatatatatatatatatatatttatttatttattttaatgtctacattgtttatttgttttatttcagttttaactattttagtacaacaagttaaactaaattaaattgagaaattgaaaaagtttttttttcttacctacTTAATTCCTCTGGGTGTAGGTTTGCTCCGCTAAAAAGTACTTTACTCATAGTTACATCAGTTACATGATGTTTTTATACTTTTGCATCAGTTTGACTGTTTCATATTTTCATCTTTTTGTATTGCTTTGCAATCTCTCTATAGgcttttatttgtaatgcattactgGACAAACTGATGGATGTGTCAAAGTGATTTTCTGTGGCCACAGATACTGTCAAGagattttaagttgtatttaactctgaatattcctttaaataattttatcgaTTAAAATCACATAATATCTGTAATAGCTCAAACTTTAAATTTCTAGTTTTTGACAGAAATTCCTGTAATGCTTCATTTAGACTCTACTTTTTCCAAAATGTAGTGTTCCTGAGTGGTTTAAAACCATAGAAAGATGACAGTACATCTGGTTGGGTACATTCCAAGGCTTCCTGCTTGCAAACCCTTTGTAAAAGATATGTTAAagcacaaatgcataaatgtacctgGTTGTAGTAAGGGGCATGTTGTGCTGGATGGTTTTATGTTGAACAGTAGTGGTTCTGTTTAATGCTGAGTCTCATCGTAGTGAATGTGCCAGTGAGTATTTGAGATGATAATCCATTATTTTCCTCCCTGTTGTTTTGTTCTTGATACCTTTCACAGTGcgtgtatgtgtctgttttttctttcatcagCATTGTCCCTTTCCATCATAATGTGCTCCTAGGAAAAAGAACCATATgttcaacattttatattttaaaatagtagttGTCAACCTACAGAAAATGTAAACCCTTTGACAGTTGGTTCATGCCTGAGATGCGCTTGTGTCAAGTTTTTGACAAATATTGTATGGCAACAAGGTTTTcaccatcattattattaattcaatcctatttagtctaaataaattacaaatagaaCACTCAAAAAACTAAATGCAGTACTTTAAATGCTATGAGTGAATTTAGACATCATCGCATACACTGCCATTCagtgtttggggtcagtaagattattattatttattttaatgaatcaaattTGGCAGTAAATACATCAATAGATCTCCTGTATGCAGATATGgtactgatatattgtgcatcatTACTCTGGAGTGGACAGAATTGTGTACAATCCTAGtgcatttattttctgtatgCCATTCTTGCATTAGTTGCATTCCTTTTTCAACCCCTCCTAGTTTTCCACTCATCACGTCTTCCCATTGGCTACATTGTGGGTGGAGCCTATTTCTGAGGAGAACACAGGCATGTGAGTGTGCCAGTCATGTTTATTATCTTTATATAATTATCAAGTGTTATGAAACGTTATGAAGTTTGTGTGGTTCTCTGCAGATATGGTTTAAAAGTGACTTCACCTGAAGAGAGCTTCACTCTGCTGGCCTCGTCCCCAGCTGAAAAGGTAGACCTGACTtgattatttacaaaattattatttacagaaaCCTGTATAGTTGGTTAAACACTGATGTTCTGATTCTAAGCGAAGTGGCTGCGTTCTATAAACCAAGCGGTGGAGCAAGCGCTTAGTGGACTGGGGCATGATGGGATACCTCCTTCTACGGGGGTGACGCAGAGAGCAGATCCGCCCATTTCACGGACAGCATCATACACATTCTACAAAGACAGTCGGCTCAAGGAGGCCATTTATGAGGGCCGATGGGTCTCAGGGAAACCTAATGGGCGGTAGGTCAATAGAGAGGGAATTGTGGGTGTGTAAGTCTTCTTAAAACGTGGAAGTTGATGATTGGCTATGTCTGTGTTCTAGGGGCGTGGTCAAATGGCCCGATGGGCGAATATACACAGGGACATTCAAGAACGGCCTTGAAGATGGGTAAGtgattacactttttttttttttttttttcagattattatgCTGACGTCTCTtacttcataatttatttttctttgtagtTATGGAGATTATGTTGTGCCTAACAAAAACCCGAACAGCTGTGATCATTACCAAGGGCAGTGGAAGGATGGCAAGATGCACGGCTTTGGAACATTCAGGTTtgtggttgtgtttttattttggcatattatttttctgtatgtagagtggagatcaaaattagagaacaagctacaatttcctaaatttcaaggtcactgcttagtcctgtttgaagttatcctaacaggagAAGAAGGGCTGGTTTTTAAGCACATTTCATAAATGAATagtattctgaagcacagtataaaaaacttaaatgagatatttgaaaaataactcTGATCAGAATTAGAGAACAGTACAGATACCTCCAAGCTATCGGTGTTATTCTGGCTcctggtgctaatttccttaattatatgacaaaccctatttaactggcagcatacctctaattttcactgagattgcaagatgaataaaaaaaaatcttactgacccaaaaacTTTTTAACTGTAGTTTGTTGATGTGATTCGATGTAATAAaactgacagtgtgtgtgtgtgtttgtgttcagatatGCCTCTGGTGAAATATATGAGGGTTCTTTCCAAGATAACATGCGTCATGGTCACGGGATGTTGCGTAGTGGGAAGCTGAATTCCACCTCTCCCAGTGTCTTCATCGGCCAGTGGCAGTATGACAAAAAATCTGGCTATGGAGTGTTTGATGATATCACCAGGTATGCAGATTCACAAAATGATTGCGGCACTTTTATGccttgagagtgtgtgtgcagttgTGCACTATACTAACTGTCTTCTGTGTCAGAGGGGAGAAGTACATGGGCATGTGGCTGGATGATCAGCGTCAGGGGAACGCAGTTGTTGTTACGCAGTTCAGCCTGTACTATGAAGGATCTTTTAGCAACAACAAAATGATGGTGAGATTGACATGCacacatttggttttattttagcaATGTAGGTACGAGACACCATGTTATATTATGACTTTATTCGCAATATATCATGACCTCTTGtgctttattgcttttataaaacagttactacaaaataaaaatagtatggATACAAGGTTTTatccaaattatattttttaaacaaactgaagaaaagaaaaacagctccTGTTTTTTCCCTATTGTTTCAACACATTAGGTATTAGGTTTTTAATGACTTTGAGATGCATTTGATTCTACCAAAATGACTAAacctgacacatacacacacatacttactaAAGTACGAAAAAAGGAAACTtcagattattaattttatcttGTTAATTGTTTCTCTCCAAGGGAAATGGGGTGTTACTCTCTGAGGATGACACCACATTTGAAGGGGAGTTTTCTGAAGACTGGACTCTAAACGGAAaggtgatatttatttatatttattttttttgaaagaaactaaaaaaaaaatctaaaaaagggCACACTACAATGATCAATATTGGCAATAAATACACCTAAAATGTTACAACAAATGTCAATttcaaataatgctttttaaaaaaatttggctagtgcaaattcagctttaccatcacagaaataaattgcattttaaaaagtattaaaatgaaaaacagctgttttaaattgtaataatattaaaaatctcatattaaaatatgataataatattatattaatttaattgtattataattgtgttattaatgtttttaaaaatatttaaactaatattacaataaatggaAAATCTTGCCAACACCATTTTTAATGGTAATGTTTGTTTATCTCAATCTGCAGGGTGTGCTGACCATGCCGAATGGAGACTACATTGAAGGCTCTTTTAGTGGAGTCTGGGGAACCGGACTAAAGATGTCAGGAACCTACTACAAACCCAGCCTCTACGACTCAGACAAGGAGAAGGCTCATGCACTGTACGAGTGTGTGTTGATCTCTGTAGCACAATTCAATTTTAAGCTGCATTATCAATGTTGATGGGAAACCGATGTGTCTGTGCTCTTGCAGTAAACTGGGCAGGTTAGCAGTTCACTCTGAAGAAAAGTGGAAGGCCGTGTTTTTGGAGTGCTGGAACAGGCTAGGTTGTGATTCCCCAGGACAGGGACAAACCACTACAGCGTGGGACAACATCGCCGTAGCACTCACTGCTAACAGGAGACAGCAGAGAGACAGgtacacttaaacacacacacacagtgcagagTGGACCTCAGTGTCTACTACTGCATAAAAAAACTCTCCTGACACTAACATATGATTCCAGCAGAGTCTGACATTAGTTAGCTAACAAATCGGTACTCTAATAAGCAGAAAAATATTACATATCATACTAGGGGTGGGTGGTTTGACCAGACTCTGAAATTACAGTATGAGTAATGTTATACAACTGTAATTGTTcatatcacaaaacaaaaaatcatttatatattaaatcacAATGAGGTAATGCCTGTTTTTTGATAATCCAGTGAACTGATATATGAGTAGTacttcatctaattttttttcttctctttttatttgtaaGTTTATAGGTGTAAAAACATATGGAAGGCCATTTGTGCCAAATAAGAAAAGATTTaagatgaatttttttaattgttaattataaGTCGAAATTATGaaattcataaattataattatgaaatgtcataataatgattaatcaacttttatttcaactttttgtcataattcaaaaataaaatgtatgaaataaaaggtctaaattatgagataagaGGTCctaatttcaagaaaaaaaaatcgaaatgctgtgaaatgcttttttcgactcagaataaaaaataacataagagtagcagaaataaaatatattaaaaaaagtttgccaatttttttgtcataatttatacttttatctcataatcataattttttatctTATAACTTTTACTGCATTAATTTTGATTTAcctaaacatgattttttttttttttttttttttttcctgggctTCCACACAAACCAaattattcataacaaatgaatataaatgtaaataaattatgtttataatcTTGGATGAAAACCTATGGAACATGAATATTAAGTGTGTATTGTTAAATGTATAAAGTATAAActgaatttatgtgtgtgtgtttcagtccaGAGTTACTGAGTCGCTCTCATCACAAAACGCTGGAGAGTCTAGAGTTCATTCCTCAGCATGTGGGTCCTGTGACGTTAGAGGTGTATCACACAATCCGCCGCTACCTTGTCAAGGTATGCATTGCCTGATGTCATAATTTGCCCCTTCTAGTAGTTCAGTTGTCTGATGATTTTGCTCTAGAATACATTGACCCCTGATTTTTGACCCCAGGCATGTGATACCCCACTGCATCCTCTGGGTCGGCTGGTGGAGACATTGGTTTCAGTGTACCGTATGACATATGTTGGTGTTGGGGCCAACCGCAGATTACTGCCCCAGGCAGTCAATGAGATCAAGTCCTATCTCAGCCGCATCTTCCAGCTTGTCAGGTAAATGTGTCAGTCAGACTGATgacaaattctgttttaaatgttgtttccatgaatatttatgtatgtgtttgtttagatTCCTCTTTCCTGATCTGCCAGAGGAAGGAGGTTCACTAGCTGACCCTCCAAAAGAGAAGGGCGGCTCAGACCCTGCTGGGAAGCAGCTGGAGTCTCCTAAACCTGGGTACGTAAGATGGCTCacttatgagtaaaataatacATAGCACACTGGGGGTGGTTGGTTTGACCAAACTCTGAAATTATAGcatgagtaattttattttatacaactgtAATGGTTTATATCACAGttagagtttttgttgttgttgttactggaaattaaataaaaatgtttatatattaaatcacCATGAGATAATGCCTAATTTTGATAATCTAgagaatttataaattaaaagtactttactcatttgatttttctcattttaattgaaACTTGATGGGTGCAAACTTTAAGAAGCCTAATTCTGGCACATTAGAAAAAAATCGTCTGTCATGCTctcaaaaatcataatcatgacataagcaaaattatgagataaaaggttTGAATTGACAAAATGATGACACATTaagtaataattatgagataagttgaaattatgaaatactaaatcataattatgaaatacaaaaaactaaattatgagataattgTTACCAACTTTTTGTCGTTATTATTTTTCCTCATAAATTCAGACTGATTTTACTGTGCTTTTACCAGCAGTCTTTTGCACGTCATTTTTACAAGTTATCTGATGCattgtccatgtgtgtgtgtgtgtgtgtgtgtgtgtgtgtgtgtgcatggcagGTGTGTGGTCAGCAGCTCTGCTCTCCTCCTGCCGGTGCTGTTGCCCCGTCTCTATcctcctctcttcactctctaTGCTctagagaaagagaaggaggatGATGTGTACTGGGAGTGTGTGCTCCGACTCAACAAACAACCAGACCTGGCACTGCTCGCCTTCCTCGGGGTGCAAGAGTGAGTCAGACACACAGCTACActgaaaaatacatacagtagatTTTATTATCCTCTAGTGATCCATCCTACTGCCACTAATACCTGTTTTCACAGGAAATTCTGGCCTGTGACTGTTACAGTACATGGAGAAAAACAACAGGTAGTTATATGTGACCCTAGAGAAAGAGCCCTTCACACAGAATGTGTCTTTGCATCTAAAAACACGAGACGCCGTGCTCagaaatggctttaaaaaaaagcGCAGCACAGAATGCCTCATCCGCCATGTTCCGGtcaaataaaacagttgccaTGCCAACTTGCTCCTGTTAATAAAAGCTCACAACACTTGCCCGTCtccagtgttctgattggtccactgttttggaactgacatgATGAACAGTGCTGCGTGTTGAAATTCTTTTAACTTGCCCCGGGTCTTAAAAAACGCAGCACTCGTATGCATTTACATAGATAAACATCCAAAAGTAGTGCATTGTAAtggaaaaatgcattctgtgtgaacggcccctaagtTTCTTTTAAAGCTCTCATTGAAAGCTATATGCTGATTATATTACCTGAAATAAGACTCTGGAACATGAAGCAATATTCATTGATGTATTTTGGTGGTGTGTAGGTTCTCTCAAGCACTAAGGACACCTGTTTTGCCTCAGCAGTTGAGACTTTACAGCAAATAAGGTTGGAGATTTACATCAATTTCTGGCTAATAAAGTTTGTAATTTTTCTCTGGTAAATGGTTTTTAAGgttgtttctctttttattttgacagcacaaCTTTTACCCCCTCAGACAAGCTTCAGGTCATCCAGCTGACCTTTGAGGAGATAACCCAGGAAGTACTCGCACTTCTAAAACAGGATTTCTTATGGTCTATGGATGACCTTTTTCCTGTCTTCCTCTTTGTTGTTCTGCGTGCACGGTAAGGATGAGATCACAAGGTCCTGTTTTTTAAGACCATGTTTgcacactacctttcaaaagtttggcattaagagatttttaatgttttgaaagaagtcacttatgcatgccaatgctgcatttatttatatcaaaagtatatgtcaaatatataaaaaaatatagtacatatagtaaaatatttcacagatttaaaattaccatttttcatttgaatatatattaagatgtaatttatacgtgtgatgcaaagctgacttttcagcatcattgctccagtcttcagtgtcacatgatccttcagaaatcattgtaatatgctgatttggtgctgaagaaacatttcttattattataatgttgtaaacagttgtgctactttgTGGAAACATGAAGATGTGTCAGATAACTCAAGTCAGATATACATACTAGGCTTAAATATAAACGTCTTAGATAAAAGAGGATGTGTTCCTTTAGACATCCagtttctgtttttctgcataTGTTTCAGCACAGAAAATAACACTTTGTTAAAAAGGCATGTTTTCGTTGACATAACGGTTGTTCTCTACAGGATAAGGAatctggggtcagaggtcagcctCATCGAGGACCTAATGGATCCATGTGTACAACACGGAGAGCATGGCATCATGTTCACCACACTCAAGGTATAGTCTGCTGTATAAGGGTTTTTCACAAGGGTTTTGTCTTTTAAACCTTGCTGCAGAAAAGTAAACGGTGTGAAACAATGCAGTGTTAAGATGCAGACATATTAGCAAAATGTCATATTAGTCAAACATTGTTAAACCACAGTTCAGAATATAAAAGATAGTAACAGACAGCCAAACATAAACTGCCTCAGTGCTAATCTTATTaaacattaattgcattaaatatcagTATTACGTATTAATTTGCTTTGTATAGTCACAGGATCTTTTATGTGATGTGTTAACCACTGagagaaaaagttaaaaatgttttacgtGACAACATTTTGACAGATGTGCAAACATATTGTATTGTCATCTACTCAGCCATTCatctcataaatatgcaaataagccCAGTGTGTACAGATTGCTGTATTGaattcttcctcttcctcactcAGGCATGCTACTATCAAATCCAGCATGAGAAGATCACATAATGAACACATCTCTCCAGACTCATCTGGTAAGGCAGTGGAATGACTGACAAACA
This region includes:
- the als2b gene encoding alsin isoform X5; this encodes MEKQISCGEEDGSGERGLLHTWMGYSYSTTPERILLSRPVLQAALGARHGVLLVEGGQVYSFGELPWKQNHTSSVVTEPVLEAVLSEQRVVFVAAGSVHSGVVTEDGGMHMWGENTHGQCGLSGLSVIPNPTPVGVLDSEAMPPQTVKILEVACGDQHTLALSAKHEVWAWGSGCQLGLNTSKFPVWKPQKVEHLAGRHVLQVACGAAHSLALVRCLPPPHEPRKPPQDKCGQCHQMLYTMTDREDHVIISDGHHCSVGVELDSGETTSAFEGSPDQSSRGKQGKSSPTEPVLSMPTQIPNSPTCITNPESTPPPESKPASEPQNKVPASSQEPVEPTIENPEEPEAPPTNGEFCVEASEFSTPEPDSCRATGGKSSPYPDEQAVKAYLKRLSDHALAEHTTKTPSTLHSAQLSSDCADCFTSDPLIPVAQSVTPMGSALNNLVVSCASAVGERVVSTYEALSLRKVIGYWVPGERVEERLRQEEPMQGKKSSSLGDIREEEAELSRRLSLPGLLSQVSPRLLRRTSRHRARAVPLAPGGIPEADAHLPPLQTEVWSWGRGQEGQLGHGDLLPRPQPVCVKSLNGKEVLRVAAGAYHSLALTAQSQVFSWGCNTSGQLGHMESPTTLPHLAKLSDGIRVWDIGAGQQHTLLLADGDCIQPILYYSGQQVKEVMEQTEEEEKTGEYTQQPVLLPFCMNLGYVSSVCAGGRTCAALTDCNVMGFIASLHELAAAVRKYYCKLSNINSLLLQPLLKLDSLSSTLGQSSAGLLQNLIGRFGRLSQLTGQNSASLTSFLRRSRDIRGLVILDDAHLFLDTYSEYCSAVGDLLVMGGFQALVKPCHDVFGKGAEVVQKLSECSEEDLPLADVLAHLFYLPIKHLHEYGRLLLKLATCYEVSSVDYQKLQDACSKYESMALHLKRRRKEAEYTLHFWKSFPGKMTDSLRKPSRRLICESSNKALTLQNAGRFSVNWFILFNDALVHAQGMVPYKSLFSTHHVFPLATLWVEPISEENTGIYGLKVTSPEESFTLLASSPAEKAKWLRSINQAVEQALSGLGHDGIPPSTGVTQRADPPISRTASYTFYKDSRLKEAIYEGRWVSGKPNGRGVVKWPDGRIYTGTFKNGLEDGYGDYVVPNKNPNSCDHYQGQWKDGKMHGFGTFRYASGEIYEGSFQDNMRHGHGMLRSGKLNSTSPSVFIGQWQYDKKSGYGVFDDITRGEKYMGMWLDDQRQGNAVVVTQFSLYYEGSFSNNKMMGNGVLLSEDDTTFEGEFSEDWTLNGKGVLTMPNGDYIEGSFSGVWGTGLKMSGTYYKPSLYDSDKEKAHALYDKLGRLAVHSEEKWKAVFLECWNRLGCDSPGQGQTTTAWDNIAVALTANRRQQRDSPELLSRSHHKTLESLEFIPQHVGPVTLEVYHTIRRYLVKACDTPLHPLGRLVETLVSVYRMTYVGVGANRRLLPQAVNEIKSYLSRIFQLVRFLFPDLPEEGGSLADPPKEKGGSDPAGKQLESPKPGCVVSSSALLLPVLLPRLYPPLFTLYALEKEKEDDVYWECVLRLNKQPDLALLAFLGVQEKFWPVTVTVHGEKQQVLSSTKDTCFASAVETLQQISTTFTPSDKLQVIQLTFEEITQEVLALLKQDFLWSMDDLFPVFLFVVLRARIRNLGSEVSLIEDLMDPCVQHGEHGIMFTTLKACYYQIQHEKIT
- the als2b gene encoding alsin isoform X9; the encoded protein is MEKQISCGEEDGSGERGLLHTWMGYSYSTTPERILLSRPVLQAALGARHGVLLVEGGQVYSFGELPWKQNHTSSVVTEPVLEAVLSEQRVVFVAAGSVHSGVVTEDGGMHMWGENTHGQCGLSGLSVIPNPTPVGVLDSEAMPPQTVKILEVACGDQHTLALSAKHEVWAWGSGCQLGLNTSKFPVWKPQKVEHLAGRHVLQVACGAAHSLALVRCLPPPHEPRKPPQDKCGQCHQMLYTMTDREDHVIISDGHHCSVGVELDSGETTSAFEGSPDQSSRGKQGKSSPTEPVLSMPTQIPNSPTCITNPESTPPPESKPASEPQNKVPASSQEPVEPTIENPEEPEAPPTNGEFCVEASEFSTPEPDSCRATGGKSSPYPDEQAVKAYLKRLSDHALAEHTTKTPSTLHSAQLSSDCADCFTSDPLIPVAQSVTPMGSALNNLVVSCASAVGERVVSTYEALSLRKVIGYWVPGERVEERLRQEEPMQGKKSSSLGDIREEEAELSRRLSLPGLLSQVSPRLLRRTSRHRARAVPLAPGGIPEADAHLPPLQTEVWSWGRGQEGQLGHGDLLPRPQPVCVKSLNGKEVLRVAAGAYHSLALTAQSQVFSWGCNTSGQLGHMESPTTLPHLAKLSDGIRVWDIGAGQQHTLLLADGDCIQPILYYSGQQVKEVMEQTEEEEKTGEYTQQPVLLPFCMNLGYVSSVCAGGRTCAALTDCNVMGFIASLHELAAAVRKYYCKLSNINSLLLQPLLKLDSLSSTLGQSSAGLLQNLIGRFGRLSQLTGQNSASLTSFLRRSRDIRGLVILDDAHLFLDTYSEYCSAVGDLLVMGGFQALVKPCHDVFGKGAEVVQKLSECSEEDLPLADVLAHLFYLPIKHLHEYGRLLLKLATCYEVSSVDYQKLQDACSKYESMALHLKRRRKEAEYTLHFWKSFPGKMTDSLRKPSRRLICESSNKALTLQNAGRFSVNWFILFNDALVHAQFSTHHVFPLATLWVEPISEENTGIYGLKVTSPEESFTLLASSPAEKAKWLRSINQAVEQALSGLGHDGIPPSTGVTQRADPPISRTASYTFYKDSRLKEAIYEGRWVSGKPNGRGVVKWPDGRIYTGTFKNGLEDGYGDYVVPNKNPNSCDHYQGQWKDGKMHGFGTFRYASGEIYEGSFQDNMRHGHGMLRSGKLNSTSPSVFIGQWQYDKKSGYGVFDDITRGEKYMGMWLDDQRQGNAVVVTQFSLYYEGSFSNNKMMGNGVLLSEDDTTFEGEFSEDWTLNGKGVLTMPNGDYIEGSFSGVWGTGLKMSGTYYKPSLYDSDKEKAHALYDKLGRLAVHSEEKWKAVFLECWNRLGCDSPGQGQTTTAWDNIAVALTANRRQQRDSPELLSRSHHKTLESLEFIPQHVGPVTLEVYHTIRRYLVKACDTPLHPLGRLVETLVSVYRMTYVGVGANRRLLPQAVNEIKSYLSRIFQLVRFLFPDLPEEGGSLADPPKEKGGSDPAGKQLESPKPGCVVSSSALLLPVLLPRLYPPLFTLYALEKEKEDDVYWECVLRLNKQPDLALLAFLGVQEKFWPVTVTVHGEKQQVLSSTKDTCFASAVETLQQISTTFTPSDKLQVIQLTFEEITQEVLALLKQDFLWSMDDLFPVFLFVVLRARIRNLGSEVSLIEDLMDPCVQHGEHGIMFTTLKACYYQIQHEKIT